A window of Akkermansiaceae bacterium genomic DNA:
GAGGAAGTGGTTGGGAGGACCGGTTGACCACGTCATCGGTGTTAGAAAATCATGCTTTAAAAATGGCGTAAACAATTGCTTTCTACAGGACAGACCTTTTATTTATGGACCAATTCGCACTGGAAATACTGCCCGGGAGGCGGAGGCGGATGTGACGACAATTCAAACGGATCATCGATCCATGATCAGAGATGCTTGTGGGTAAAGAGGTCCAGCGCAGAGAGGGGTCCGTGGATTGTAGATTCGATGATTGTTGGGCGAGAGGGGAAGAGATGACGTGCAACATTCCAAACAGTCAAAAACACCAAATGCAACAAATCTCTTCCCCCTTTACTTGGACTGCGGCGAGGTATCGCCGCTATTGAATGGCCCATGATGTTCACATGCACGCACAAAGATGATTTTCGGGAAAATCAGTGAATCCGTGAAAGTGAAAGTGTTTTTGGCACCGTTGAGTGGCATCTGTATCGGAACCGTGAAAGCCGTAGCAAAAGCGGCGATACCTCGCCGCAGTCCAAAGCAGCTCCGATAAGGTAAACCAGACTGTAAGGGTAACGCTTGATGTTTTTCCTACTAAAGGACAGGCCTTTTATTTAAGACCTTTTATTTTAGGCGATGCGTGAGCGCAACAACAAAACCCCCAAGACCCGGTCAAGGGACTTGGGGGTCTGAACAATCAACACAAACAGATTCAGGCACCTTGACGACTGCGACGCATCACAGCAGCCATAGCGCCTGTCACTAACAAAATTACAGTAGAGGGTTCGGGAACGTTGGTCGGAGCCGCCCAATAAATCGTTTGCGCATCACCGTCCCCTTCTTGACCAAAGGCAGGTGACTGGGCCGTTCCCACGATATCATAATAGCTGTGAGACGGCTGGGCCACACCCTGCGCGTTGTAGTTACCGACCATTCCACCCCTGAGGCGAAGCTCGTAATCAAAGGTTGCAATACCACCGGCGTTGTCACCCACATAGGTTGCACTGAACAATACGTCAACCCACTGGTCAGTGGTCAGGGTAAAGCCAGGGTTGCTGACAACCGCGGCAGCAGAACCAACGCCAAGCGAAATTCGCTCATTCCCTGAGCCATCACCGATATCGCCCAGCAATGCGGTCAAACCCGGGGCGAGTGAAATATATACGGTCGACTCCCTGGCGCCGCTGCCAGTTGTCGAATCAGAGTAAAAACTCGTCGATAGCGAGATTTTGTCGCCTATCGACTTTACCGTATGGTTGTA
This region includes:
- a CDS encoding PEP-CTERM sorting domain-containing protein, producing MQTDSKGRFYAKPPYPLHKPLKNIICITLLGAFAHFANAQSAYVADYSANPFLDGSATDLDDSSWLSSKYGRNGVVVSNPFNPTGNADEESFFAVNSGFYNHTVKSIGDKISLSTSFYSDSTTGSGARESTVYISLAPGLTALLGDIGDGSGNERISLGVGSAAAVVSNPGFTLTTDQWVDVLFSATYVGDNAGGIATFDYELRLRGGMVGNYNAQGVAQPSHSYYDIVGTAQSPAFGQEGDGDAQTIYWAAPTNVPEPSTVILLVTGAMAAVMRRSRQGA